The Dehalococcoidia bacterium genomic sequence AGATCCAAAACGGGACGGCGTACCGAGTGAAACCCCGCCGCGAGATACAAAAGGCCAAAAACCAGCGCCGTTATCCCGTAGAGTGCCAAGGGCCTCAAATAGCTCTCCCCATACAGAGCGGCGATCCCGTACAGCCGCAGCAGGCCCCGCCATGCAAAGTGTGTGTCGTGCAGCCGCATGTCCATCTGGCCCACGTAGAAGTCCCCCGCCTCTATGTGCTGGCGGTTCTCTTCCAGGTTCACCCGCAGTTGCCGGTACAGCTCCGCCGCCTGGGAGGCAGATTCCTGGGACATTCCCCCTCCGCTGACTCTGGGGTCGTCGTAGAGGACGTTGAGGGGTCGCCCGTGCGGCCAGTGCCGCAGCCACCTGGCCCGCCGTCTCCATACCGCTCTCATCGTAGTGAAAGGCCACCATCGAGGCGAAGGCCGGAGCCGTTCCGGTAGCTTCGCCCACGTCGTGTTGAGGAAGTGGACCTGCCGGAGGTCGGTGCCCAGGAAGGAGACCCGCGAGAGGCTAACATCCTGGAAGTAAACGCGCTCGGGTTTCTCCAAGGCCACATAGGAAAAAAAGAGCGTGCCCGGGGCATCGCTTGTAGGGAATTCTGTTCCACGGAAGTTCAGTGACTCCCGAAACCTCGCTCTGATGAACATCACCTGGTGATCCCGAGACAATCTGGCGCGGTGGAAGTTAGCGTCCCCGCTGAACGTGGCGCCGCCGAAGTATGCGGCACCAGTAAATCTGGCGCCCCCGAAGTCGGCGGCCTTGCCGAACATGACGAGCCCGAAGATAGCCACTTTCAGGAACCTGGCGCCTCCGAAGTCGGCGGCCTCGGTGAAGCGAACGCGCCGAAAGTCGACGTCGCCGGTAAACGTAGTACCCCTGAATATGGCGTCCTTCGTGAACACAACGCGGAAATCAGCATGGGCAGCAAACATAGCGCCCCTGAAGTCGGCGTCCCCGCTGAACATGGCGTCCCCGAAGTCGGCGGCCCTGCTGAACATGGCGTCCCCGAAGTCGGCGTCCCCGCTGAACATGGCGTCCCCGAAGTCGGCGGCCCTGCTGAACATGGCGTCCCCGAAGTCGGCGTCCCCGCTGAACGTGGCGTCCCCGAAGTGGGCGTCCCCGCTGAACATGGCGTCCCCGAAGTCGGCGGCCCTGCTGAACATGGCGTCCCCGAAGTCGGCGGCCCTGCTGAACATGGCGCGCCTGAAGTGGGCGTCCCCGCTGAACGTGGTGTTCCCGAAGGAGGCGGCCCCGGTGAACGTGGTGTCCCAGAAGTTTGCGCTCTTGCCAAGCGCTTTGCCGCTGCTTACGACATCTGCCCAGCGAAAGTCCGGCGGGAAGACCACGCCTGCCAGATTGACCTCGGTGAACGCGGTGTCGCCCTCCTCTCTATCAACCTTGCTCTTCAGCGTCGTCAGGAATTCGGCGGCGCTCTTGGCGGAGTTCGTGTCGTGCAGAATGCAAAGGGACTGGCCCGCCTGGGCGGTTTCCGTGCATCTTTTCCCGTCGTATCGCGCGTACTCGCACTGGGCCATGCGCTTCTCTCCCGCGTTCCCGTCAACCGCCAAAGGCCGCGCCCGTCCCTCATCCACGCCTGCCTGCATTGTTGGCCTGTTTGCTCTGGTTGTCAACGTTTGCTTGAAGCCTGGGACAAGCCCCCGGCGTCCGGTAAACCCCTCTCCGCATGCGGGGGGGGGTCGGTGTTACCGATGTCCCTAGTTGCACAGGGTGAGGTGAAACCATCCCCCAAACCCCCGCCACCCGCCCCTTGCCACACCCAAAGACCACGCGCTACTCTGTCAACGGAACACATGTGCAGCCAGGCACACCTTGCCGGAATCGCCGTGGTTGGCCCTGTAGGGGCTGATCGGTGTGTCCGCCCGCCGCCGTTTACCGGCGCCCAATGACGATACATAACAGGAACAAATACCCGTAACCCCTCCCGCCAGATAGCAGCACCAGATAGGGAAGGCCCCTCGAAAAAATTGAAACAATTCAAATCCTGATGTGCGGTACTCCCCCTCTCCGCGCTCGCCTCCCCATCGCCTTGCGCGAAAAGGGCGTTTCTGGTAGGATAGCCAAAGTGTCCGCCTGTGAAAGTTGCAACAATCCCTGCGGCGCACACTCCGGACCGACTGTCCGGCAACACTCCCCTTCCGTAGCGCCGGAAAGCCCCGCGTGCGCGCGGACCGGAGGCCTATGACCATAGAGAACAAGCCCAGGACCATCGCCTCCAAGATTGAAGCCTTGCGTAAGATGCGCGAGCAGTCCCGGCTGGGCGGCGGCGCCGACCGCATCAAGCAGCAGCACGCCCGCGGCAAACTCTCCGCACGAGAGCGCATCGCCCTCCTCCTGGACGAAGGCACTTTTGAAGAGCTGGACCCCTTCGTCACCCACCGCTGCACGGACTTCGACCTGGCCGACAAGAAATATCTGGGCGACGCCGTCGTCACCGGGTACGGCTACATCCATGGCCGGCTTGCGTACGTGTACTCGCAGGACTTCACCATCTTCGGCGGCTCGCTGTCCGAGGTTGTCGGCGAGAAGATATGCAAGGTCATGGACATGGCCATGAAGAACGGCGCGCCGTGCATCGGCCTGAACGACTCCGGCGGCGCGCGCATCCAGGAAGGGGCGGTCAGCCTGGCGGGCTACGGCAACATCTTCCTGCGCAACACCCTGGCCTCCGGTGTCATCCCGCAGATATCCGTCATGCTGGGGCCCACGGCGGGAGGCGCCGTGTACTCCCCCGCTATCACCGACTTCATCTTCATGGTCAAGGGCATCAGCCAGATGTATATCACCGGGCCGGACGTCATCAAGGCGGTGACCGGCGAGCAGGTGACGCACGAAGAGCTGGGCGGCGCGATGGCCCACGCGACAAAGAGCGGCGTCTGCCATTTCGTCTCCGCAAGCGAGCAGGAGTGCTTCGAGCAGATACGGCGACTGATGAGCTTCCTGCCTCAGAACAACACCGAGGACCCGCCTCACGTCCAGCCCACGGGCAGCCCCAATGGCATTGACGCATCCCTGGCCTCCATCGTGCCGGACGACCCCAACAAGCCCTACGACATGAAGGAAATTATCCGGCGCATCGCGGACAGCGGGGACTTCATGGAGGTCCACGAGCACTACGCCCCGAACATCCTCGTTGGCTTCGCCCGGTTCAACGGCCGCCCCGTGGGCATCGTCGCGCAGCAGCCCATGTGCATGGCCGGCGCGCTCGACATTGACGCCTCCCTCAAGGGCGCCCGCTTCATCCGCTTCTGCGACGCGTTCAACATACCGCTTGTCACCCTTGCGGATGTCCCCGGCTTCATGCCCGGCACCCAGCAGGAGTACGGCGGCATCATCAAGCATGGCGCCAAACTCATCTACGCCTACGCGGAGGCCACCGTCCCCAAAATCTGCATCATCACGCGGAAGGCCTACGGCGGCGCGTTTATCGTTATGTCCAGCAAGTTCCTGCGCGGCGATATCAACCTCGCCTGGCCCTCGGCGGAGATCGCCGTGATGGGGCCGGACGGCGCGGTGAACATCATTCACCGGGACGCCATCGCCAAGTCGGCCAACCCGGAGGAGACGCGGCGCGCGCTCATTGAGGAGTACAAGGAGAAGCTCGCCACTCCCGTTGTCGCCGCCAGCCGGGGCTTCATTGACGACGTGATTGACCCGCGCGAGACCCGGACCAAGATCATCCGCGCGCTGGAGATGCTCCAGAACAAGCGCGACTCCCTGCCCGCGAAGAAACACGGCAACATCCCACTCTAAAGGCGGACGCGAAAGCTCCATGCCTGCTCAAACGTCCCCGAGTCCCTCGGTGCTGGCCGCCGTCTTGGCGGCCGTTGAGGCGTATCAGCAGGCGGAAGCGTTCGAGGCCGCGCGGCGCGCGACGCCGCCGCCTCACCAGGCCCCGCCGGGTCTCAACCCCTGGCGGTTGTTTGGCCGCTCAGAGCTGATGCAGACGCGCATGGGCTGGCACACCCGCCCGCGCGCCAAACGATAGGAACCTGATTACCCAAGCCCCCGCGCAGGTCACCGACAAATCACTCCCGGGAGAAGGCAGCCATGACGGCAGCAAAGGACACCACCCAGAAGCCCCTCAAGATAACCGACCTCACCTTCAGGGACGGCCACCAGAGCCTGTGGGCCACCCGGATGCGCACGGAGGACATCATCCCCGTCGCCGCCGACCTGGACAAGGCGGGCTTCTACTCCGTCGAAGTCTGGGGCGGCGCCACCTTCGACGTGATGACCCGCTTCCTGGCCGAAGACCCCTGGGAGCGCCTCCGCGTCCTCAAGAAGCTGATGCCCAAGACGCCCCTGCAGATGCTTCTGCGCGGACAGAACCTGGTGGGCTATCGGAACTACGCGGACGACGTGGTCAACGCCTTCGTGGACTACTCCTCCGAAGCGGGCATGGACATCTACCGGGTCTTCGACGCTCTGAACGACGAGCGGAACCTGGAGACGTCCTTTAAGGCCATCAAGCGGAACCGCAAGCACATTCAGGGCGCCATCTGCTACTCCGTGACCGAGCGCAGGCTCGGCGGCCCCGTCTTCAACGTGGACTACTTCGTCAAGAAGGCGATCAACTTCCGGGACATGGGCGCGGATAGCATATGCATCAAGGACATGGCCGGCATCCTGTCGCCCTATGATGCCTATGAACTGGTCAAGGCCATCAAGGACGCGGTGAAGCTGCCGCTTCAGTTGCACACCCACTACA encodes the following:
- a CDS encoding pentapeptide repeat-containing protein, which gives rise to MQAGVDEGRARPLAVDGNAGEKRMAQCEYARYDGKRCTETAQAGQSLCILHDTNSAKSAAEFLTTLKSKVDREEGDTAFTEVNLAGVVFPPDFRWADVVSSGKALGKSANFWDTTFTGAASFGNTTFSGDAHFRRAMFSRAADFGDAMFSRAADFGDAMFSGDAHFGDATFSGDADFGDAMFSRAADFGDAMFSGDADFGDAMFSRAADFGDAMFSGDADFRGAMFAAHADFRVVFTKDAIFRGTTFTGDVDFRRVRFTEAADFGGARFLKVAIFGLVMFGKAADFGGARFTGAAYFGGATFSGDANFHRARLSRDHQVMFIRARFRESLNFRGTEFPTSDAPGTLFFSYVALEKPERVYFQDVSLSRVSFLGTDLRQVHFLNTTWAKLPERLRPSPRWWPFTTMRAVWRRRARWLRHWPHGRPLNVLYDDPRVSGGGMSQESASQAAELYRQLRVNLEENRQHIEAGDFYVGQMDMRLHDTHFAWRGLLRLYGIAALYGESYLRPLALYGITALVFGLLYLAAGFHSVRRPVLDLAALADGAFWKDYVEAVVLALRAGPIPVSEPEAVSRWMLPLRYLNALANVLLLAVAVIALRRAFRR
- a CDS encoding carboxyl transferase domain-containing protein; translation: MTIENKPRTIASKIEALRKMREQSRLGGGADRIKQQHARGKLSARERIALLLDEGTFEELDPFVTHRCTDFDLADKKYLGDAVVTGYGYIHGRLAYVYSQDFTIFGGSLSEVVGEKICKVMDMAMKNGAPCIGLNDSGGARIQEGAVSLAGYGNIFLRNTLASGVIPQISVMLGPTAGGAVYSPAITDFIFMVKGISQMYITGPDVIKAVTGEQVTHEELGGAMAHATKSGVCHFVSASEQECFEQIRRLMSFLPQNNTEDPPHVQPTGSPNGIDASLASIVPDDPNKPYDMKEIIRRIADSGDFMEVHEHYAPNILVGFARFNGRPVGIVAQQPMCMAGALDIDASLKGARFIRFCDAFNIPLVTLADVPGFMPGTQQEYGGIIKHGAKLIYAYAEATVPKICIITRKAYGGAFIVMSSKFLRGDINLAWPSAEIAVMGPDGAVNIIHRDAIAKSANPEETRRALIEEYKEKLATPVVAASRGFIDDVIDPRETRTKIIRALEMLQNKRDSLPAKKHGNIPL